ggaaacaacctttctaggagaggtgaccgtggttaaaacacacagtgctaaggggagcaaacatattaagaacagtatgccatatatgccaggtcccttgaaacagcaaggatggaccggctcccggcacttctcTTTTCAAATAACCAGAGGGTTGACTCACTTAAATAACACACATCCTCTTTCAAAccgggctcagtggatagagcgttgccccccagagtgaagggtcccggggttgattctggtcaggggcgtgtaccttggttgcaggctcgatccccagtagggagcgtgcaggaggcaactgatcagtgtttctctctcagagatgtttctatctctctatccctctcccttcctctctgtaaaatcaatgagaatatatttttgtaaaaaatgagaCCGACTACAGCTGTTTCCCTAGCAGCCATTTCCCAGCCATCCCAGACCTGCATGGAGAATGGGTAAGACTCGGCCCAAGCCCAGCCCTGAGTGtcccaggggaggcagaggcccctttcAAACCCTGGGAAGGGAGCCAGGGTCTCTAACTCAGTGCAGAGGCTGTGACTTCCTCCCAGTTCTAAGGACGGTGTGCACATCATGGCAGGCAGCGAAGGGGCATTTCCTACAGAAGGCTTCCACCACTGTACACTCGCtccctcagagggaagagggaagaaccCATGGCCCACAGATCGGAGTCAGAGCCCAGGGGCAAAGGTTCCATTGAACATTCTCGGGTCACAGGCAATGTCTTTGGAACACAGATTTATATCGCTGATAGGGGAGGGTTTTGTTTCAAGCACTGTGCGCTCAGAGACTTAAATATTCTTTGAGAAGAAGCTTATttcagcctagctggtgtggctcagtggttgagcgtggacctaggaaccaggcggttacggtttgattcctgactggaggcttgatcccagtggggaatgtgtaagaatcagccaatcgatgattgtctctcatcgtcgatatttctatctctccctctcccttctactctgaaatcaatgaaaaaaaaaattttttttaaagagaatttctccctcttaaaaaaataattgagactTAAGAGGCAGAGTGAACACCTTATGTAATGacgaatacataaataaaagtgtAGAAGTACTtttgaagcatttaaaaattctggTATTTGATGTTGATAAGAAATAGTTAACTTTAAAGGTATACTATGGTTAGGCAAGGAAATGTCCTTTTTTTAGAGAATAATTTTGAAGTGCATGGGAATGAAGGAACGTAAAGTCTGGGGTTTGCGTTAAAGATCTtcggaaaaagaaaaatagatgaaaagaagggaaggaaggagagagaaagcgaATATGGCCACTTCGCGGTAACTGTTGAGTCTGATAGTGGAAGGGCGATTCCTTCCGCTGTTCTGCTCTTGCACATGTGGGGACTTGCCTGTGGCGGAGAGGTGTTAGGGCCACGCCGTGGAAGGTCAGGCCGGTTGGTATTAGTGGGCGTTTGAGAGGGAGCTGGGAGAGTCCCAGCGACTCTCATTTCCACACAGTAGGTGTCTAGCATTGATTATTTACCCAATAATAATGAAAATCCAGATTCAGTAAGACAGGTAGACAGTGGgtttattttggaattttttttaatgaaagttccTTAACCAATCAGTGGGCCCAATTTGGACATAGAAGCCAATGGCCACTTTCTGCTCAGAATGACCTTTGCCTTGGAACTATTTCATAGAGCATCCTGATAACACTGCACCCCATAAGCGGCTCTCATGGATTCCCAAGGCTATGCCACCGGGAATTTCACACTTGCGAGACTTCGGGGTACACTTGGTTGTTGGGGTGCAGCTGGAAAGAGATGGTCAGCAGCCCACTCAACAGCATAAGGAAGGCAGCCAGAGCCGCCACGGGCACGGTGGTGCCCGTCTCCTGCCGGTCGGGCCTGAAGGGGATGTGGAAGGATGGTGGGAAGCGTATGCCCTCTTCATTCAACACGGAGTGGTGGTTCCAGATGACAGCAGTGAAGATAAATGCCCCAGCTATGATGCTCAGGACTCCGGAAGCGCAGAACAGATTGCAGATGGTGTTCTTCTGACGGTGTCCCGCGTACACTCTCAGCAGGCCCTTGACCGTGAGCACTTTTCCCAGCAGCCCGAGGAGGCTGGCGGCCAGCAGCAGGTTCTGAGCGATGCGGATATCCAGCGGCAGGTAGGTGTCACTGTAGCTGTAGCGGTGACAGGCTATGACTCTGCCGTGGGGGCTGTTGTGCTGGTAAGTACAGACCCTCCACATCCCAATGCAGGCCAGCCCCCGGGACGGGGCGGAGCTGCTCTCCATGTACCACACCCGCCACTCGGCCAGGCCCATGCAAATCATGGATAAGATCCATCCCAGAATGTTGAGGGAGAAACTCGCTGCCTGGCAATTGGCGTTTTTCAACATGGCCATGGCTGTTTCCAGGGGATCTGCAAACCAATAGAGGGGGTCATGAGGTGGGACCCACGGCCTGAACGGTCCCCCGGGGGTGAGCGGCGCTATATTGTTGAGGGAGATGCCCTGTTCCAGAATGGAGACGCTAGATCCCGTGCTCTGCTGGCAAAGGGTCCTTGGGCAACATTTACTGAAAGCCTTCAAATATTCAGACTTTCACCTTGGCAGggttcgctcagtggttagactctCATCTGCATTTTaagggccagtggttctcaaccttctggcccattaaatacagttcctcctgttgtgacccaaccataaaatgattgtcgttgctacttcatcactgtcatgttgctactgttatgaatcgtcatgaaaatatctgatctgcaggatggtcttaggcgacccctgtgaaagggtcgtccgaccgccaaaggggttgcaacccacaggttgagaaccgctgggttagagcgtCTTCCCAATAGGCCAAGGTTGCCGGCCTTagtccctgctcagggcacatacaagaagcaaccaatgaatgcatcaggcagtggaacagcaaatccatgtttctctctcaccctctctctgtgtctctaaaGTCAATCAAAATATGTATAGACTTTCTAACGGgcagttccacttctggatatttgtTGAAAGACACAATTAAGATTGGctacagcccagccagagtggttgagcgtcgtcacCCTATGAatcaggtcagggttcgattcctagtcagggaacatgcccgcgttgtggggttgatccccagtgtgaggcgtgcaggaggcagcagatccatgattctctctcatcattgaggtttctacctctccctcccccttccgctctgaaatcaataaaaatatatattttgcctgCTCCCAAGAGTCAGCAATGCCACTTCTGGATTTATGCCCCGAAGAAGGGAAAGCAGGGGCGCAAGCAGAGAGTTGCACccacatgttcatagcagcgttctTCACCACAGCCAGGAGGTGGGAACACCGCAATATTCATCGTGGGTGTGTGCACAGTCCGCATGTGGGCCGCCCATACCATGGGATATCATCCAGCCTTGAGGACATTGTGCCGAGTGAAATGAGCCAGCAACACAAAGACAAACCTGCATCATTTCACCTCTATGTGGCCCCTAGAGCAGCCACACTCAGCGACAGAAAGCCACTGtgggagccagggcctggggagcagaggggatgTAGTGGTCAATGGCACAGAGTTTCCGTTTGGGGaggtgaaaaagttctggagatgatggTGGCGATGGTAGCACAACATTGTGAAGGTCCCCAGTGACACTGCACTGTACGCTTAAAAAAGGTGACCGATCAGTCTGATCAAATCATTGGATTGATAGCTGTCCCCTGGGGCCTGCCCCTTAGGACACTTCACAACAGGCCTTCCCTCTGcttagaccacatcccactggtaaggccacatccctctggtaagaccacatcccactggtaaggccacatcccactggtaaggccacatcccccTGGTAAgaccccatcccactggtaaggccccatcccactggtaaggccacatcccactggtaaggccacatcccactggtaagaccattatctttctcCTCTGGGCCTTCCCAGGACATGCACCCTTTAAAGCCTAGAGTTCTTTAACCCTCTGACTGCCTGTCATAGGGATGGTGCCATTTGGTGCTCAGCCCATGTGGTCTCCAGGTGACCCAACACATTCATGATCCCTCGCCACTTTTGGCCTTGTGTGTTCCTCGTTCGGCGACCATGACAGTGACATGATAATTGTTGAGTTATTCCCACTTTACCCCCACGAAATAAAACCAACAGGCTGGGCCCCACTGACCAGGGATAAGTCTCCGAGGGAGTGAGTGTCTAGGAACGGCGACTAACAGGTCAGGCAGCGCTGCCGACACACACGGGGCTCCTCTGGGCGTCCTCCGGCTCCTCTGGGCGTCCTCCGGCCGGCTCCTGGCTATGCGGGACCAGCCACACGGGCCTCAGCCACATGGGCCTCAGCCACACGGGCCTCAGCCACACGAGGGCCTGGCACACGACTCCAAgccctctcctcagcctccagTCCACGGCCACATTCCACCCCCGTTGTCCTGGCCAGCAGGGTTCTGTTGCCGGGTGCGGAACACATGGCCGCATCCAatccccactgaccaccaggctttctctgtttctcatcaGGCACCCTCCCTTCCCGCTTCCTGGGGGGCTTCACTCAGACCATGGAGTCCTCAAGGTCTGCTTGACAGCAGCCAGGTGTCCTAACCACTCCCTCTCCCGTCCCACGGAAATGGTCTCTCCCAGACCACCCGATGAAATGACCGTGCAAACAGCAATGACACCGGATAGcatggctcagtgcatagagcgtcggcctgcggaccgaagggtcccgagttcgattcctatcaagggcatgtacttggttgtaggctcctccccagcccaatccCTGGTCacggctcatgcaggaggcaaccaattgatgtgtttctctcacatcgacgtttctctctgtatctccctctctcttccactctccctaaaatcaatggaaaaatatcctccagtgaggattcaaataaacaaacagcAATGAGAACACATCTACGCAGGCGTCAGCAGCAGTGGCCCCGCACGGGCGAGGTTGCTATGAAAGCCCAGTGATAGCCAGCACGTTAGGAAAGACCCTGGAGCTTTGACAATGACCTTCCCGCTGCACCTCGGGTGACGGCACCGTGAATATGTCGCACAGGAGCGAGATGGAGTAGAAGGTGAAGGTCTCTACTGACTGGGAGAAGCTGGCCGGCTAAGGGGGAGTTTGTCAGATGGGGCTGCTGTGAGGAATGAGGCTGCCAAAAGGCACATGGGAATCGGGGGGGATGGGGAGACGGGGTCTGCCGGCCCACACTTAGGACCAAATTAATGTGGGAGTCAAGTTCTGCAGGAACCTCTGCTTAGTTCCTGTGAGAAGGAACTTATTCCAGCCAGTGGGCATGTGTGCAAGGATGCCACAGGAACACACCAAATGGACTTCATGCCTGAGGTAGCACGGGACAAGTGAAATCATCCCATAACCCCATGTAGAGAACACAGTCAGTAAACCATTGTGTCCTTACAGTGGACTATTACACAGAAATCCAACCTTATGCTGAAGAATAATTGGGGGGGGAAGTTCCCAATGTTAAGTAAAAAGCAGGTTTCAAaaaaatgtggctcagtggttgagtgtggacctaggACCCAGAAAgttgaggtttgattcccggttagggcatgtAACCAGTTCCCCAGTGGTTACAGCATCGGCCTGAGCACCGaagggtcatgagttcgattccccatccagggcacatacctgggttgcaggctcaattcccggttCCTGTTAGTCagtgcaaccaatcgatgtgtttctcttacatcgatgtttctctctctccctcccccccttcccctctctccacaaatcaatggaaaaaatatccccgggaGAGGATTcacaaagaatgaaaacaaaagttgTGATAAAATAGGTAAATCAAAGACAGGCTCCATGCACTCAAAGACACTATTTTATTTCATCAAAGTCAGGCAGGATGATCTGTTGAGAGGTAAGTGGTCAGCTTTGAGCATGAATCCGCACACATTTCCACAGTGAACTGCAGGCGATGGCCTGGCTGAAGTCGCGCGATTCAGGGGATTCCACGGCTGAGCTTCCCAGAGCGTCCGGAACAGCCACCACCCGCGCAGAGGGCAGACGTTAGCACCAGACTGTTATTATCTGCCCTGATGTCACTATATACAAAGGTATGTACACGGACTACTGGATCTTTGGGTCCCGCCAAGCAGACACTGAAGAGGCAGGCGGGGACTGGACAGGACGGTGTGGGCACAGGGGCTTCGCTAAAAGGGGAATTGCACTACATATTCCCACGGAGAAGGAAGTCCTCAAAGACATCAAAAGGCCGGCACAGACACAACACTTTCTAGATTCACATTTACGTACATAGCATCACAACGGCCACAACACTGTATCGGAGGGGCAAGCATCACAAGTAAAAGCTTTGtctaaattaaaaagcaaacacacgGAATGGCCGTGGTCCCCCCGAGGGAGGACCACGGGTGTCCGCGAGCAGCCAGCCGGACCTTCTCTGACGTGGCCACTTTTCACCACAAGTGCTAGGATTCCCACGTCACAGCTTAACTAACAGCAGTGAACACGCCTGGAAAGTGGCCAAAAGGAGCGGTGACGCCTGCGCGCCTGAAGCGGCCCATGCGGACCCTCTACCGCGGCCCGGGAGCCTGGCTCGCCGCCTCTGTCTTAGGAAGCGTGGACCGTGGTCCTAAGACACTGGTGGGTGTGTGGTTTGGTTAGGTGGCAGTCACTGCTGACAGAGAGGTCTCACCACCCGCTGGAAAACTTCTTGTATAGGGAATAAGGGGAAACGGGATTCAAATAACCCCTCCATCCAACAAGTGTCCATGCTACCCTGACATGAACTCATCCAAGGGGTTCCCCACCATTAAGCACGCGCTACATCAGCTGAGCATCTGAGAAGAAACATACCGGCTCCACAGTGATTTAGGTAAAAATAAGTTACCACCCAGCCATTGGCGGTTGACCATCTTTCTCCTACACTTACTTGCCAtgcatatgtcctctttggtGAAACCTTTTGCCCCTGTTTCAGCTGGGCTGTTGGTTTTCTTGCGGTTGAGTTGTacagaattctttatatattctggagatGATTCCTTTGTCACAAATGTGATTTGCAGACCATTTCTCCCAGCCTGACTTGTCAACTGCAAATTGCCACCATgacagtgtttgttttttaagtgaataGACTCTTCAGAATCTTGCAATGTCAACCAATAAAAAGGGCCCGGGATCCGTCAACTCTGTGGCAAAGTTGCAGAGGGACCCCCGGAAGTCCGGAGGCGGGCTTTTAGGAAACGGAATGGGCCTTTAGGGCATGCTGACAGGTTGAAAGAGGCAAAAAGAGAAAAGTGGCCAATTACCATTACTGAGCATATGGGCACGACACAAATGCTTTGGGGAGAGAGTAATTTAGGAACGATCCACTGGTCTCGGGAAACACCTAGCAAGCACAGGACTACCGCACACACCTTTTACCAGGCGTTTCACGTTGCGGGAACACGCCTGACCCGCGCCGCTGGGTGGGACGGACTGAAGCTGTCCGCTTGGTGCGGGGTTTGAAGGCATGCACACGACTCAAGTGGCGCTTTTAGAATGAGCGACCCAACACACAGGCTATGCATTTCACAGTTGGTTTCTAACCACTTGGAAACTACTATGTTAATAAATTATCACCGTCTTCATCATCATCACAGGTTtgtgctgggtcagagagcaCAATACATGAGACAGTGAACGCTAACAGCATGGGACGGACACGCATAAAACATGGCAGGCCACACCCCTCGTGGATCAAAGGAGAAAACGTGCGCCAGGTGGCCCCGCCTGTGCACTCTGGGGACTCGCTGAGCGCTGCCCAAGCGGCTGGTTTGGCAGCGGAAGACACAGGGAGCCAGAGCGACCGCCGCCAAGGGGCCCTCGCGTGCAGCACGGGACAGAGCCTGTGGTCTCCGTGGCAGAAGCTCGCCAGCCAGCAGGGCCCGTGCCCCGTGGGGCTCCTTGTAAAGGACAACACCCCACGGAGAGCCGCTCTGCTCAGCATCCACAGGGAAACTAGACGCCCAATGCATCACCCCAGACAAACACGAGTTATCGCTTTTCTAACAGCCACGCCACTACGAGAGGGCTCTCACTACGGGACATCCATCCAGGCTGGGGCCCGCTGCCGGGGGAGGGGCGCAGGCCGGCTCCACCCCCAGAAGGCCGCTCATTTGCTCCTCTCGGGCTGCAGGCTGTCCACCAGGCACTTGAGCTGCTCCTCGCCCAGGTGGATCTTGTCCTCCAGCTCCCGCTGCTCGATGATGAGGGCCGACTTCATCTTGACGAAGTACTCGTAGTCGGCCAGGCTCTCGTCGCCCAGGTAGCTGGCCAGGATGTCGAACACCACGCGCTCCCGGCGGTCCAGGTTCTCCTTGAGCTCCTTGGCGTCCTCGTGCTGCTGAACGAGGACCCGCTGCTTCTCCAGCAGCGATTGCtgtggagaggtgggggagggggggcggagaaagagagagagagagagagagagagagagagagagagagagagaagccagtgAGGATCAGGGCGGAAGCGATGCAGCCCTGATAAGACAGCACTGAGTCCTGAGAGTGTGGGCGCAAGCACTCGTGGCtgtggcagcccccacccccgtcGGTGCGAGGGCATCTCCCACCTCCAGTGCCGCGCATGGGCCTGGACTGCTAACAGAGGCAGCCAAGGTGACCCCAGCGTGACCAAGGGACTGAAAGCGACAGAATGCTGGGATGCTCAAAAGGTGccaaggcccagccagcatggctcagtggttgagcgttgaccccatgaaccaggaggtcagggttcgattcccggtcagggcacatgcccgggttgcaggctcgatccccagtgtggggcgtgcggggtGAGGCTGCACTTTGCAAAAACGCCGACACACAGAAGAGCTCAGAGATGAGGAACTGAGCTGCAAACAGCCTGCACTTAGTGTGCGGCTTGGGGAAGCGCCCACCGCGGGCCAGCGCACCTCGCCCACCTCGCTGGGCCACCATGGCCCCAGGCGCTTGCCAAACAAAGCCACCGTGCGCTCGGGTGGAAAGAGGCAAGGCAAAGCCAGTGGATTCCAAACCGGGAAGCGAATCGTAACCAATTCTATAAATTTGGTTCAGGCTCAAAGCAGTCGGGCTCAAAGCTGCTGAGATGGGGGCAGGACCCCCGTCTCTGTTCGCGTGTTCATTTTCTACCTGGAAACATGAAGGCGCCTTCTACAACCCGGCGCCACGCCTTTTACCGCATTAGCGTGTCTGCCTCTGAAAGCTTGGGCTCCCCCATGCCTGACACGAGGTTCTCACCCACCACCGGCTACGCTGAGACCTGGCCACTGAGCGGCGTCGGATGAGAGGAGGGGAGCCCTAGCCGGTgcggctcactggatagagcatcggcctgcagaccaaagagtccggttcaattccagtcaagggcatgtacctcggttgcaggctcctctccggtccgggccctggtcagggctcatccaggaggcaaccaatcgatgtgtttctctcacatcaatgtttctctctgtctttccctctctcttccactctctctaaaaatcaatggaaaaatattctcgggtgagggttttaaaagaataaataaatgaaaaaaaaaaaagaatgaggagggGGAGCTGCCTCAGGCATGCACAGCTGAGGGGTAACGGCCCCCCCGCTCCGCACCTCTCTAAGGGGCCTCGGGATGCTGGGCACGGTGCAGCCTGGTCCCCAGGAGGGCCACGCCATCCCTCCGTTACACGAGGAGAGCGCCTTCCGCACTCAATAGCATCTTGCAGCACGAGGTGGACAGGCGCTGTGTGAGCTTTCGAGGCATTCACTCAACTCCCCAAGGAGCACCTGCCCGCGggtcctcccccaacccccagcccccagatTTCCAGGTCGCATGCGTCCTACATACCCGATCGCCAGGAGAAGCGCTGTCATCCAAGTTGTTGAGGGCGTTTTCCACGCGGGCCAGGCGCCCCGACAGGGACAGCAGGAGGTTCACCACCTTGTCCAGGTCCCCGATGAACATGCGGAACTTGTCGAACTCGTTCGGCTTGCACACGTCCTTGACGATGGCCTCCACCTCGTCCCCAAGGGCGCTGTTGGCCTGGATGTCCTCCAGCAGGCTCTCCCGCGCACCCCGCAGCACCTGCAGCTTGCGGCCGATGCTGTCGATGAGCTCCTGCTGCGGGGCACAGGGCGGCACGCAAACAGGGTCAGGGGTGTGCCACCTGGGCCGCCCGCCGCTGCGGGGGCACCGCGGGGCCTCCGCACACGGAAGTCAGCCCCACCGGGCGCAAGTTCATTTTGCATCATCAAATAAtagagcagccctggccggtgtgctcaatggttagggTAATGGCCTGCGCatcacagatttgattcccagtcaagggcacatacctgggttgcaggttcattctcTAGACCCGGTTGgggtgagtacaggaggcaaccaattgatgtgtct
The sequence above is a segment of the Myotis daubentonii chromosome X, mMyoDau2.1, whole genome shotgun sequence genome. Coding sequences within it:
- the LOC132224389 gene encoding claudin-34-like codes for the protein MAMLKNANCQAASFSLNILGWILSMICMGLAEWRVWYMESSSAPSRGLACIGMWRVCTYQHNSPHGRVIACHRYSYSDTYLPLDIRIAQNLLLAASLLGLLGKVLTVKGLLRVYAGHRQKNTICNLFCASGVLSIIAGAFIFTAVIWNHHSVLNEEGIRFPPSFHIPFRPDRQETGTTVPVAALAAFLMLLSGLLTISFQLHPNNQVYPEVSQV